One window of Mixophyes fleayi isolate aMixFle1 chromosome 3, aMixFle1.hap1, whole genome shotgun sequence genomic DNA carries:
- the LOC142142816 gene encoding uncharacterized protein LOC142142816, protein MSYTSYEEEFKQLIPPEVLEGINIRDTDRPVSQPMAASTHDQPCPVATGPEVVTAPPASAAPSAPESASAAPAGDPDVDDCGEGTSQEDPSQTVAATDDYVILQPMSNVPQLLVQRDSQRSPTDPQPPESHPQGEPAPTLADSIRQFCSVQENLVGFHQDSMQGIHRQLHRTSRILQHMQDEQRRMSNTLNRIDTSLNHINTSINNQTGAMREMFSTFIGVVGELITRLPLPTTSAGTSLDTAPSPSLPTTPVGSSVRLRGGRRSSTSRGRSPGPAGKRPK, encoded by the exons ATGTCATATACCTCCTATGAGGAGGAATTTAAGCAATTAATACCCCCTGAGGTCCTGGAGGGCATAAATATACGGGACACAGACAGACCTGTGTCTCAGCCAATGGCTG CCTCCACACATGATCAGCCATGTCCAGTGGCAACAGGGCCGGAGGTAGTCACAGCACCGCCAGCATCAGCAGCACCATCAGCACCCGAATCAGCATCAGCAGCACCAGCCGGGGACCCAGATGTGGACGATTGTGGagaag GGACATCACAAGAAGACCCCAGTCAGACTGTTGCAGCTACAGATGACTATGTTATCTTACAGCCCATGTCCAATGTTCCACAGCTCCTGGTGCAGCGTGATTCACAACGGTCACCCACTGACCCTCAACCCCCAGAGAGTCACCCACAAGGTGAACCTGCACCCACATTGGCCGATTCTATTAGGCAATTTTGTAGTGTCCAGGAGAATCTGGTGGGATTTCACCAAGATTCGATGCAGGGGATCCATCGGCAGCTCCATCGAACCTCCCGAATCCTGCAGCATATGCAGGATGAGCAAAGACGAATGTCAAATACACTGAATCGCATAGATACGTCCTTGAACCATATAAACACATCCATCAACAATCAAACTGGGGCTATGCGAGAAATGTTCTCAACTTTTATTGGAGTTGTGGGCGAACTAATCACCAGACTGCCACTACCCACCACATCAGCAGGTACTAGCCTGGACACTGCCCCGAGCCCCTCATTACCTACTACTCCCGTGGGGTCCAGTGTGCGCCTCAGAGGTGGGAGGCGTTCATCCACGAGTCGTGGAAGGTCTCCTGGCCCTGCTGGGAAGAG